A stretch of Opitutaceae bacterium DNA encodes these proteins:
- a CDS encoding PadR family transcriptional regulator, whose translation MSDRSHLSTLSTSILCQLLDRPQTGYALKRSFEDTPMGHFSSSPGALYPALQRMEKAGWIAGRIANPKALRSRRIYRITGRGKDTLKVSFMEPITRDNIIHDMDLLLLRFAFMTPLLGRRATLSYLEKLAGHLKTYVAELNEAARQLTDRPPEGALALQHGIDGYRTSLQWAESTLLKLTRIHQKEKKP comes from the coding sequence ATGAGTGACCGCTCGCATCTCTCCACTCTGAGCACCTCCATTCTCTGCCAACTCCTCGACCGACCCCAGACCGGCTACGCGCTGAAGCGGAGTTTCGAGGACACGCCCATGGGGCATTTCAGTTCGAGCCCCGGCGCACTCTATCCTGCACTTCAGCGGATGGAGAAGGCCGGCTGGATCGCCGGTCGGATCGCCAACCCGAAGGCGCTCCGATCGCGACGAATCTACCGGATCACCGGGAGGGGGAAGGATACGTTGAAAGTCTCCTTCATGGAGCCCATCACGAGGGACAATATCATCCATGACATGGACCTGCTCCTCCTCCGGTTCGCCTTCATGACACCCCTGCTCGGGCGACGTGCCACCCTTTCCTACCTCGAAAAACTCGCCGGTCACCTGAAGACCTACGTCGCCGAGCTGAACGAGGCGGCCAGGCAGTTGACCGACAGGCCGCCGGAGGGTGCACTCGCGCTCCAACACGGGATCGACGGCTACCGGACATCCCTTCAGTGGGCGGAATCCACCCTGCTGAAACTCACCAGAATCCACCAGAAGGAGAAAAAACCATGA
- a CDS encoding mandelate racemase/muconate lactonizing enzyme family protein, whose amino-acid sequence MKITRLEPFILHAPVTRGGIADSTHSITHWGAPGVAIHTDTGLVGYGYSGTHAHLPTDRLIVDCIVQSFGPLLIGSDPREVRALWEKLYRKSDIYWVGRSGLTHLALGAIDIALWDLKAKEAEVPLWKLMGGNAEKRVEAYNTDGGWLNWSMQELVSDCRRMVETEGYRAVKLKVGGVNANEDIRRIEAVRKALGPDIRIMVDANGRWSLPQAIQTGTRLVDFDIVWIEEPMAFDDVAGHRRLAETIATPIALGEQLYMAVQFRDFIQAGAVHYVQPDVVRLAGITEWWRVAELAHCSGLPVVPHVGDMCQVHQHLCFAHPSCHLLEYIPWLRDWMKHPAQVRDGHYLPPEAPGAGSEPSEEAFREIRVG is encoded by the coding sequence ATGAAGATAACCAGGCTCGAACCGTTCATTCTGCACGCTCCGGTGACCCGCGGCGGCATCGCGGACAGCACCCACTCGATCACGCATTGGGGTGCGCCCGGCGTGGCCATCCACACCGACACGGGACTGGTCGGCTACGGCTACTCGGGGACCCATGCCCATCTGCCGACGGACCGGTTGATTGTCGATTGCATCGTTCAGAGTTTCGGGCCTTTGCTGATCGGGTCGGACCCGCGCGAGGTTCGCGCGCTCTGGGAAAAACTCTACCGCAAGAGCGACATCTATTGGGTGGGGCGGAGTGGCCTCACCCATCTGGCCCTTGGGGCGATCGACATCGCTCTCTGGGACCTCAAGGCGAAGGAGGCTGAAGTGCCTCTCTGGAAGCTGATGGGTGGAAACGCCGAGAAGCGCGTTGAGGCCTACAACACCGACGGGGGGTGGCTCAACTGGTCGATGCAGGAGCTGGTGAGTGATTGCCGGCGCATGGTGGAGACGGAGGGATACCGGGCCGTGAAGCTGAAGGTCGGCGGGGTGAATGCCAATGAAGATATCAGGCGGATCGAAGCGGTCAGGAAAGCCCTGGGACCGGATATCCGGATCATGGTCGATGCCAATGGCCGGTGGTCGTTGCCCCAGGCGATCCAGACTGGCACCCGACTGGTGGACTTCGATATCGTGTGGATTGAAGAGCCCATGGCCTTTGATGATGTCGCCGGTCACCGGCGTCTGGCCGAGACCATTGCCACTCCGATTGCCCTTGGGGAACAGCTCTACATGGCGGTCCAGTTCCGCGACTTCATCCAGGCGGGCGCCGTCCACTATGTGCAACCGGATGTCGTGCGACTGGCGGGGATCACCGAGTGGTGGCGCGTGGCGGAGCTCGCCCATTGCAGCGGGCTCCCGGTCGTGCCGCATGTCGGCGACATGTGCCAGGTGCACCAACACCTTTGCTTCGCCCACCCGTCCTGCCACCTCCTTGAATACATCCCCTGGCTGCGGGATTGGATGAAACACCCAGCCCAGGTGAGGGATGGCCATTACCTTCCACCGGAGGCGCCCGGAGCAGGCAGTGAGCCTTCGGAGGAAGCCTTTCGGGAAATCCGCGTCGGATGA
- a CDS encoding SDR family oxidoreductase, producing the protein MERTHTPGLSGENALVTGGGSGLGFSIARAFIEAGARVCISGRRESVLDEAVKRLGENSTYVVGDVTKAGDRTRMVDAVTSKWGVLSILVNNAGQSLKKPALEVTDDEFDQLMDTHVKSAFSLTREVGRLMIEAGHGNILFIASMASYMGVPQIVGYTAAKTAVIGLTRALAAEWSESGVRVNAIAPGWISTPMTDWAFAGDPARKEKVLSRTPMKRMGEPSDIGMTAAFLCSDAAKFITGQCIPVDGGASIGF; encoded by the coding sequence ATGGAGAGGACACACACACCCGGTCTCTCGGGAGAAAACGCCCTGGTGACCGGTGGCGGTTCGGGGCTGGGGTTCTCCATCGCGCGGGCCTTCATCGAGGCGGGAGCCCGGGTCTGCATCAGTGGTCGCCGTGAGTCGGTTCTGGACGAGGCCGTAAAGAGACTCGGGGAGAACTCCACCTATGTGGTCGGCGACGTGACGAAGGCCGGAGACCGGACCCGAATGGTCGACGCGGTCACCTCGAAATGGGGCGTACTTTCCATCCTGGTCAACAATGCCGGCCAGAGTCTCAAGAAACCGGCTCTTGAAGTCACGGACGACGAGTTTGACCAGTTGATGGATACTCATGTGAAATCGGCCTTTTCGCTGACTCGCGAGGTGGGACGGCTCATGATTGAAGCCGGACACGGGAACATACTCTTCATTGCGTCGATGGCATCGTACATGGGAGTCCCGCAGATCGTGGGCTATACCGCAGCCAAGACCGCGGTGATCGGACTCACCCGGGCATTGGCCGCGGAATGGTCGGAGTCCGGGGTCCGCGTGAATGCCATCGCTCCGGGATGGATCTCCACGCCCATGACGGACTGGGCCTTTGCCGGTGATCCGGCACGAAAGGAGAAAGTCCTTTCACGAACCCCGATGAAACGGATGGGTGAGCCCTCGGATATCGGCATGACGGCCGCCTTCCTCTGCTCCGACGCCGCCAAATTCATCACCGGACAGTGCATCCCGGTGGATGGCGGCGCCTCCATAGGATTCTGA
- a CDS encoding SGNH/GDSL hydrolase family protein, whose translation MRTATRLSLPGLLTVGFMMSLHASDMCSPLLRLTGDWQIEVRVPQGDQATPMVCVVEVPPAAMIEVTGERYAALPLFDPAAGGWAMGAALRGVRAQECTTKHLLDPESFVLKAGSDPESMVFEDGLDYAIDREWGTFGRLEGGRIAPNQPVHASYRHGLLRLDSIIRLPDGNIALRPGEARSSNPRAPALAAGETRLANLWLPGRIQRLDPDHLFPISESSFPEPPPSSPTTAEKYLPKTLAKLQAGGDIRILAWGDSVTDAGYLGHPETERWQVQFVDRLRRIYPRARISLTSAAWGGRTTVSFLEEPPGSEHNYQETVLAVRPDLVVSEFVNDAGLDPAGLDERYGRILDDFRGIGAEWIILTPHYVRPDWMDLTKETGIDDDPRPYVKALRTFAAGNNVALADASLRYGRLWRQGLPVTSLMMNSINHPDERGMRIFADSLIALFGAE comes from the coding sequence ATGAGAACGGCCACCAGACTTTCTCTTCCGGGTTTACTCACGGTCGGTTTCATGATGTCCCTGCACGCCAGCGATATGTGTTCTCCTCTTCTTCGATTGACCGGCGACTGGCAGATTGAAGTCCGGGTCCCGCAGGGGGATCAGGCGACACCGATGGTTTGCGTTGTTGAAGTGCCGCCGGCTGCGATGATCGAGGTCACCGGCGAGCGATACGCAGCCCTGCCCCTCTTCGACCCGGCTGCGGGCGGCTGGGCAATGGGCGCGGCCCTGCGCGGGGTGAGGGCCCAGGAATGCACGACCAAGCATCTCCTTGATCCTGAATCATTCGTCCTGAAAGCGGGTTCGGATCCCGAATCCATGGTCTTCGAGGACGGCCTCGATTATGCCATCGACCGTGAATGGGGAACGTTCGGGCGTCTCGAGGGCGGCAGGATAGCGCCGAATCAGCCGGTCCATGCCAGCTACCGGCACGGCCTTCTGCGGCTCGACTCCATCATCCGGCTGCCCGACGGAAACATCGCGCTCCGACCGGGAGAGGCACGCTCCTCGAATCCACGGGCACCCGCTCTGGCGGCCGGCGAAACACGCCTGGCCAACCTGTGGCTTCCCGGACGTATCCAGAGACTGGATCCCGATCACCTCTTTCCCATTTCCGAATCCTCTTTTCCCGAACCACCCCCTTCCTCCCCCACCACTGCGGAAAAGTACCTGCCCAAAACGCTGGCCAAGTTGCAGGCGGGCGGGGATATCCGGATACTGGCCTGGGGTGACAGCGTCACGGACGCCGGCTATCTGGGCCACCCCGAGACCGAACGCTGGCAGGTCCAGTTCGTGGATCGCCTGCGACGGATCTACCCGCGGGCCAGGATTTCACTGACCAGCGCAGCATGGGGTGGCCGAACCACCGTCAGTTTTCTGGAAGAACCGCCGGGGAGTGAACACAATTACCAGGAGACCGTGCTCGCGGTACGGCCCGATCTGGTCGTCTCCGAATTCGTCAACGATGCCGGACTCGATCCGGCAGGACTCGATGAACGTTACGGCAGGATCCTGGATGATTTTCGTGGAATCGGTGCGGAATGGATCATTCTCACGCCTCATTATGTCCGTCCCGATTGGATGGATCTGACGAAAGAGACGGGAATCGACGACGATCCCCGCCCCTACGTGAAGGCGCTGCGCACCTTTGCCGCGGGAAACAACGTCGCCCTGGCCGATGCCTCGCTGCGCTACGGACGCCTCTGGCGCCAGGGATTGCCCGTAACGTCCCTGATGATGAATTCCATCAACCACCCCGACGAACGCGGCATGCGTATCTTCGCCGATAGTCTGATCGCCCTCTTTGGCGCTGAATAG
- a CDS encoding sulfatase-like hydrolase/transferase yields MVTRRNFLKSTAVAALGASLQPAFSRNRPAVDSPSNMKPNILYVFSDQWRECDHGYTGNPDVQTPNIDRLSRECVNFSNAVSGIPVCCPHRACLVTGKYPLTHGLFLNDLSLATDHRSIAHCLNDAGYTTGWIGKWHIDGQGREAFTPPERRQGFQYWRTLECTHDYNHSTYFADTPDRLYWEGYDAIAQTTNAREFLTHHVAAGSGAPFALFLSWGPPHAPYHTAPETYRDIYANRELTLRPNVPPGSREQAPIDYRGYYAHMTALDDCMGDLLQTLEETGLAENTILVYTSDHGDMMHSRGAMKKQQPWEESLRVPFLLRWPEKLGRRPREIAMPLNTPDIMPTLLGLAEVDIPDEVEGIDRSAIILGTEAPEEDHAALTLCITPFGQWTRDVGGREYRGVRTARYTYCRDLNGPWLLYDNEADPYQMDNLVNRSSHAEVQARLEEQLNHLLEQTNDAFLPSAEIIRRCGYVVRARDETVDYNAPFNPANITRSPR; encoded by the coding sequence ATGGTCACCAGACGGAACTTCCTCAAGTCGACCGCGGTTGCCGCCCTCGGTGCATCGCTCCAACCTGCATTTTCGAGGAATCGCCCGGCGGTCGACAGCCCATCGAACATGAAACCGAATATCCTTTATGTCTTCTCCGATCAGTGGCGCGAATGTGATCATGGCTACACTGGAAACCCGGATGTCCAGACCCCGAATATCGACCGGCTTTCGCGGGAGTGCGTGAACTTCTCGAATGCCGTTTCCGGCATCCCGGTCTGCTGCCCGCACCGCGCCTGCCTGGTCACTGGGAAGTACCCGCTGACCCACGGTCTCTTTCTCAACGACCTCTCCCTGGCGACGGATCACCGGAGCATCGCCCATTGCCTCAATGACGCCGGCTACACAACCGGCTGGATCGGCAAATGGCACATCGACGGACAGGGACGGGAGGCTTTCACCCCGCCCGAGCGGCGTCAGGGCTTTCAGTACTGGCGGACGCTTGAATGCACCCATGACTACAACCACTCCACCTATTTCGCCGACACCCCGGACCGGCTCTATTGGGAGGGCTACGACGCGATTGCCCAGACGACAAACGCCCGGGAGTTCCTGACCCATCATGTCGCCGCCGGATCCGGGGCGCCGTTTGCCCTTTTTCTGTCGTGGGGGCCACCCCACGCGCCTTACCACACCGCCCCGGAGACCTATCGGGATATCTATGCAAATCGCGAATTGACCTTGCGGCCGAACGTGCCCCCCGGGTCGCGCGAACAGGCCCCCATTGACTATCGCGGGTATTACGCCCACATGACCGCACTCGACGACTGTATGGGTGATCTTCTGCAGACGCTCGAGGAAACCGGTCTGGCCGAAAACACCATCCTCGTCTACACCTCTGACCATGGCGACATGATGCACTCCAGGGGCGCGATGAAGAAGCAGCAGCCCTGGGAAGAGTCGCTGCGGGTTCCCTTTCTCCTTCGTTGGCCGGAAAAACTGGGTCGCCGCCCACGTGAGATCGCCATGCCGCTGAACACGCCGGATATCATGCCGACGCTGTTGGGGCTGGCTGAAGTCGACATCCCGGACGAAGTCGAGGGAATTGACCGATCAGCCATCATTCTCGGAACTGAAGCGCCGGAGGAGGATCACGCCGCTCTGACGCTCTGTATCACTCCCTTCGGCCAATGGACCCGCGACGTGGGAGGTCGGGAATACCGCGGTGTGCGCACCGCCCGCTACACCTATTGCCGCGACCTGAACGGTCCATGGCTTCTCTACGACAATGAGGCGGATCCCTACCAGATGGACAATCTCGTCAACCGGTCTTCACACGCGGAAGTCCAGGCCCGGCTCGAAGAACAACTGAATCATCTCCTGGAACAGACCAATGATGCCTTCCTGCCGAGCGCAGAGATCATCCGGCGGTGCGGTTACGTGGTCCGTGCCCGCGATGAGACGGTCGACTACAACGCCCCCTTCAATCCCGCCAACATCACCCGAAGCCCACGATAG
- a CDS encoding DUF3667 domain-containing protein, with protein MDTPRPDFPRCRNCGSDLTGAYCGQCGQRDLDFRRDWRGLVSEVTSTFLNLDGKVPRGLFALLFRPGFLTRRFLDGARASQIPPLRLYLFVSLCFFLLIGQSSDETDIILLDEAPVEVTEGGEHPPRGALAEWIVSKLDDPAAVREQFMVWLPRLFLIGVPLLALFLRVMFWRQPLVYLEHLVIALHLQSFLFLWILLGFGMTLLLGLLSSRLASGVELGVFGWLVVYPVFAFRRIFQFGWVKAILTAFILESGYLIFLFFVLFAVAAVALWFV; from the coding sequence ATGGACACCCCCCGACCTGACTTTCCCCGCTGCCGCAATTGTGGATCCGATCTGACCGGCGCCTATTGTGGTCAATGTGGTCAGCGCGATCTCGACTTTCGCCGGGACTGGCGCGGGCTGGTTTCGGAGGTGACCTCCACCTTCCTGAATCTGGATGGCAAGGTGCCCCGGGGACTCTTTGCCCTCCTCTTTCGACCCGGATTTCTGACCAGGCGTTTCCTGGACGGCGCCCGGGCCAGTCAGATCCCTCCGCTTCGGCTCTACCTGTTCGTCAGCCTTTGTTTCTTCCTCCTGATCGGACAATCCTCGGATGAAACAGACATTATCCTGTTGGACGAAGCGCCGGTAGAGGTCACTGAGGGTGGCGAACACCCGCCAAGGGGGGCTCTGGCGGAGTGGATCGTTTCCAAACTGGATGACCCGGCGGCGGTTCGTGAGCAGTTCATGGTATGGCTTCCCCGGCTTTTTCTGATCGGGGTTCCCCTGCTGGCCCTCTTTCTCCGGGTGATGTTCTGGAGGCAGCCCCTTGTCTATCTTGAGCACCTGGTCATCGCCCTTCACCTTCAGTCGTTTCTCTTTCTCTGGATTCTCCTGGGATTCGGAATGACTCTTCTTCTGGGCCTTCTGTCCAGTAGACTGGCTTCCGGTGTCGAACTGGGAGTGTTCGGCTGGCTGGTCGTCTATCCCGTCTTTGCATTCCGGAGAATCTTCCAGTTCGGATGGGTGAAGGCCATCCTGACCGCCTTCATCCTCGAGTCGGGATACCTCATCTTTCTCTTTTTTGTGCTGTTCGCGGTGGCCGCGGTGGCTCTCTGGTTTGTTTGA
- a CDS encoding PfkB family carbohydrate kinase, which produces MNYYPECLVACEILWDCFPDGRFLGGATLNVAYHLNRLGLRTGILSSVGRDPLGDEALRVLVEDWQCDPRWIRRLDDVPTGRANVTLDEKGDASYELPAPVAWDFIEIPEAAIAGATCPLMVPSVGLRSPYNRDQIRRAFAGYEGMKCFDANLRPPHNSIGVVMEIAAMADFVKMNEEELAALAAAAGSPSAEVERRMRDLAEALGVNLLCVTRAERPALLLGHGRISTGRSHPVEVKDTVGAGDAFMASMIASLSREGFDPVEALSRASALGSWVASKSGAQPPYDGTEPAGGR; this is translated from the coding sequence ATGAATTATTATCCGGAATGCTTGGTGGCGTGTGAAATCCTTTGGGATTGTTTCCCGGATGGAAGGTTTCTCGGCGGTGCGACGCTCAATGTGGCCTACCACCTCAACCGGCTCGGATTGAGGACCGGAATCCTTTCGAGCGTGGGTCGCGACCCGTTGGGCGATGAAGCCTTGCGGGTGCTGGTGGAGGACTGGCAATGTGATCCGCGCTGGATCCGGCGGCTTGACGACGTGCCGACCGGCCGGGCCAATGTGACTCTCGACGAGAAGGGCGACGCCAGCTACGAATTGCCGGCACCGGTGGCCTGGGACTTCATCGAAATTCCCGAGGCAGCGATCGCGGGAGCGACCTGTCCCCTCATGGTGCCCTCGGTCGGCCTGCGCAGCCCCTATAACCGAGACCAGATCCGCCGCGCCTTTGCCGGCTATGAAGGCATGAAGTGCTTCGACGCCAACCTGCGCCCGCCCCACAATTCAATCGGGGTCGTGATGGAGATCGCCGCGATGGCCGACTTTGTGAAAATGAACGAGGAGGAACTGGCCGCACTCGCGGCGGCGGCGGGCTCACCGTCTGCGGAAGTGGAGCGGCGCATGCGCGACCTGGCCGAAGCCCTCGGGGTGAATCTACTCTGTGTGACCCGCGCGGAGCGGCCGGCTCTGCTGCTCGGCCATGGCCGGATCAGCACGGGACGGAGCCATCCGGTTGAGGTGAAGGATACGGTCGGCGCAGGCGACGCCTTCATGGCCTCGATGATCGCGTCGCTCAGTCGGGAGGGTTTCGATCCGGTCGAGGCGCTTTCCCGGGCGTCTGCGCTGGGGTCCTGGGTCGCCTCGAAGTCGGGAGCGCAACCACCCTATGACGGTACCGAGCCGGCCGGCGGCCGGTGA
- a CDS encoding transposase, with product MARKLRMQFPGACYHVINRGNYRQRIFTSEGTAASFETTVFEACERHGWRLHAYVIMDNHFHLALETPEPNLSAGMKWLQGTFATRFNRFFGQVGRPFQGRFKSLIVEPGHALAQVAHYIHLNPVRAGLCAPDRAADYRWSSLRRYVTGKRPGALEPSTLLAASGNLKDTRHGWRKYQDYLAFLATDLPSQKNMRFSEMCTGWCHGSDRFEESMSDDYARRVTEFRSEHGGPESLILSAVREKQWEAALKRGAGELKLNLAQLPVRKSDGAKVLLACAMRSATTATNEWLAARLGMGRPASVSQFVRRFRMSGQTETQAYRSVLSRVKQ from the coding sequence ATGGCCAGGAAGCTTCGAATGCAATTCCCCGGTGCCTGTTATCACGTCATCAACCGCGGGAACTACCGGCAGCGGATTTTCACGTCCGAGGGTACTGCCGCCAGCTTTGAGACGACCGTGTTCGAAGCCTGTGAACGCCACGGATGGCGGCTGCACGCCTATGTGATCATGGACAACCATTTTCACCTGGCACTGGAGACACCCGAACCGAATCTCAGTGCGGGCATGAAGTGGTTGCAGGGGACCTTCGCCACCCGTTTCAATCGATTCTTCGGTCAGGTCGGGCGCCCCTTTCAGGGACGCTTCAAGAGCCTGATCGTCGAACCCGGTCACGCTCTGGCACAAGTCGCCCACTATATTCATCTTAACCCGGTTCGAGCCGGCCTGTGCGCCCCGGACCGAGCGGCGGATTACCGATGGTCGAGTCTGCGCAGGTATGTCACGGGAAAACGCCCCGGGGCACTGGAGCCCTCAACCCTGCTGGCCGCGAGCGGCAACCTGAAGGACACGCGCCACGGCTGGCGCAAGTACCAGGACTATCTGGCCTTTCTCGCGACGGACCTGCCCTCGCAGAAGAATATGCGATTCTCCGAGATGTGCACGGGATGGTGCCACGGCTCGGACCGCTTCGAGGAGTCGATGAGCGATGACTACGCCAGGCGCGTCACGGAGTTTCGCAGCGAACACGGCGGCCCGGAATCTCTGATCCTGTCGGCTGTCCGCGAGAAGCAATGGGAGGCCGCCCTGAAACGGGGTGCCGGTGAGTTGAAATTGAATCTGGCGCAGCTGCCGGTGCGGAAGTCGGACGGGGCCAAAGTGCTCCTCGCCTGCGCCATGCGATCCGCGACGACTGCAACGAACGAATGGCTTGCCGCCCGGCTTGGGATGGGCAGACCCGCCTCGGTCAGTCAGTTCGTCAGGCGGTTCCGGATGAGCGGCCAGACGGAAACACAGGCCTACCGATCGGTTTTGTCACGGGTCAAGCAGTGA